A stretch of the Ictidomys tridecemlineatus isolate mIctTri1 chromosome 5, mIctTri1.hap1, whole genome shotgun sequence genome encodes the following:
- the Adissp gene encoding adipose-secreted signaling protein isoform X1: MAAANKGNKPRVRSIRFAAGHDAEGSQSHVHFDEKLHDSVVMVTQEGDSSFLVKVGFLKILHRYEITFTLPPVRRLSKDIREAPVPSLHLKLLSVMPIPEGYSIKCEYSAHKEGVLKEEMLLACEGGTGACVRVTVQARVMDRHHGTPMLLDGVKCVGAELEYDSEHSDWHGFD; this comes from the exons ATGGCTGCAGCCAATAAGG GCAATAAGCCCAGAGTCCGGAGTATCCGCTTTGCAGCAGGCCATGATGCCGAAGGCTCCCAGAGCCATGTCCACTTTGATGAGAAGCTACATGACTCAGTGGTCATGGTCACCCAGGAGGGTGACAGCAGCTTTCTGGTCAAG GTTGGCTTCCTGAAGATCCTGCACAGGTATGAGATTACCTTCACTCTGCCCCCAGTGCGCAGGCTGAGCAAGGATATACGGGAGGCACCTGTTCCCAGCCTTCACCTCAAGCTCCTCAGCGTCATGCCCATCCCTGAAG GTTACAGCATCAAGTGCGAGTACTCTGCACACAAGGAGGGCGTCCTCAAAGAGGAGATGCTCCTAGCCTGCGAGGGTGGCACTGGTGCCTGTGTGCGGGTGACGGTACAGGCACGTGTCATGG ACCGACACCACGGCACACCCATGCTACTGGACGGTGTCAAGTGTGTGGGTGCAGAGCTGGAGTACGACTCTGAGCATAGTGACTGGCATGGCTTCGACTGA
- the Adissp gene encoding adipose-secreted signaling protein isoform X2, with product MVTQEGDSSFLVKVGFLKILHRYEITFTLPPVRRLSKDIREAPVPSLHLKLLSVMPIPEGYSIKCEYSAHKEGVLKEEMLLACEGGTGACVRVTVQARVMDRHHGTPMLLDGVKCVGAELEYDSEHSDWHGFD from the exons ATGGTCACCCAGGAGGGTGACAGCAGCTTTCTGGTCAAG GTTGGCTTCCTGAAGATCCTGCACAGGTATGAGATTACCTTCACTCTGCCCCCAGTGCGCAGGCTGAGCAAGGATATACGGGAGGCACCTGTTCCCAGCCTTCACCTCAAGCTCCTCAGCGTCATGCCCATCCCTGAAG GTTACAGCATCAAGTGCGAGTACTCTGCACACAAGGAGGGCGTCCTCAAAGAGGAGATGCTCCTAGCCTGCGAGGGTGGCACTGGTGCCTGTGTGCGGGTGACGGTACAGGCACGTGTCATGG ACCGACACCACGGCACACCCATGCTACTGGACGGTGTCAAGTGTGTGGGTGCAGAGCTGGAGTACGACTCTGAGCATAGTGACTGGCATGGCTTCGACTGA
- the Hspa12b gene encoding heat shock 70 kDa protein 12B, whose translation MLAVPEMGLPGLYIGSSPERSPVPSPPGSPRTQESCGIAPLTPSQSPKPEARAPQQASFSVVVAIDFGTTSSGYAFSFASDPEAIHMMRKWEGGDPGVAHQKTPTCLLLTPEGAFHSFGYTARDYYHDLDPEEARDWLYFEKFKMKIHSTTDLTLKTQLEAVNGKKMPALEVFAHALRFFKEHALQELREQCPSLPERDTVRWVLTVPAIWKQPAKQFMREAAYLAGLVSREDAEQLLIALEPEAASVYCRKLRLHQLMDLSGRTPGGGRLGERRSIDSSFRHAREQLRRSRHSRTFLVESGVGELWAEMQAGDRYMVADCGGGTVDLTVHQLEQPHGTLKELYKASGGPYGAVGVDLAFEHLLCRIFGEDFIATFKRQRPAAWVDLTIAFEARKRTAGPHRAGALNISLPFSFIDFYRKQRGHNVETALRRSSVNFVKWSSQGMLRMSCEAMNELFQPTVNGIIQHIEALLARPEVQGVKLLFLVGGFAESAVLQHAVQAALGARGLRVVVPHDVGLTILKGAVLFGQAPGVVRVRRSPLTYGVGVLNRFVDGRHPPDKLLVRDGRRWCTDVFERFVAAEQSVALGEEVRRSYCPARPGQRRVLINLYCCAAEDARFITDPGVRKCGALSLELEPADGGRDSTGAAPGRREIRAAMQFGDTEIKVTAVDVSTNRSVRAAIDFLSN comes from the exons GTTCCAGCCCAGAGCGATCACCAGTACCTAGCCCACCTGGCTCCCCAAGGACCCAGGAGAGCTGTGGCATTGCCCCCCTCACACCCTCACAGTCTCCA AAGCCAGAGGCCCGAGCCCCCCAGCAAGCCTCCTTCTCCGTGGTGGTGGCCATTGACTTCGGCACCACATCCAGTGGCTATGCCTTCAGCTTTGCCAGTGACCCTGAGGCCATCCACATGATGAG GAAATGGGAGGGTGGGGATCCAGGCGTGGCCCACCAGAAGACCCCTACCTGCCTGCTGCTGACCCCAGAGGGAGCCTTTCACAGTTTTGGCTACACTGCCCGTGATTACTACCACGACCTAGACCCTGAGGAGGCACGGGACTGGCTCTACTTCGAGAAGTTCAAGATGAAGATCCACAGCACCACT GATCTCACCTTGAAGACCCAGCTAGAGGCCGTAAACGGAAAGAAGATGCCAGCCCTGGAGGTGTTCGCCCATGCCCTTCGCTTTTTCAAGGAGCACGCCCTTCAG GAGCTGAGGGAGCAGTGCCCGTCTCTGCCAGAGAGGGACACTGTGCGCTGGGTGTTGACGGTGCCTGCCATCTGGAAACAGCCGGCCAAGCAGTTCATGCGGGAGGCTGCCTACCTG gctggcctggtaTCTCGAGAGGATGCAGAGCAACTGCTCATTGCCCTGGAGCCTGAGGCTGCCTCTGTCTACTGCCGAAAGCTGCGCCTGCACCAGCTCATGGACCTTAGTGGCCGGACTCCGGGGGGTGGGCGCTTGGGTGAGCGCCGCTCCATTGACTCCAGCTTCCGTCATG CCCGTGAGCAACTGCGAAGATCACGCCACAGCCGCACATTTCTGGTGGAGTCaggagtgggagagctgtggGCAGAAATGCAAGCAG GAGACCGCTATATGGTGGCCGATTGCGGGGGAGGCACTGTGGACCTGACGGTGCACCAACTGGAGCAGCCCCATGGCACCCTCAAGGAGCTCTACAAGGCATCTG GTGGCCCCTATGGCGCTGTGGGCGTGGACTTGGCCTTCGAGCACCTGCTTTGTCGCATCTTCGGTGAGGACTTCATTGCGACCTTCAAAAGGCAACGGCCAGCGGCCTGGGTGGATCTCACCATCGCCTTTGAGGCCCGCAAACGCACGGCGGGTCCGCACCGTGCGGGGGCGCTCAACATTTCACTGCCCTTCTCCTTCATTGACTTCTATCGCAAGCAGCGAGGCCACAACGTGGAGACGGCCCTGCGCAGAAGCAG TGTGAACTTCGTGAAGTGGTCCTCTCAGGGGATGCTCCGGATGTCTTGTGAGGCCATGAATGAGCTTTTTCAGCCCACAGTCAATGGTATCATCCAGCACATAG AGGCGTTGCTGGCGCGGCCAGAAGTGCAGGGTGTGAAACTGCTGTTTCTGGTGGGCGGCTTTGCCGAGTCTGCGGTGCTACAGCATGCAGTGCAGGCAGCGCTGGGCGCCCGTGGCCTGCGCGTTGTGGTCCCACACGATGTGGGCCTCACCATCCTCAAGGGCGCTGTGCTCTTCGGCCAGGCCCCAGGCGTGGTGCGGGTGCGCCGCTCGCCTCTCACCTACGGTGTGGGCGTGCTCAATCGCTTTGTGGATGGGCGCCACCCTCCTGACAAGTTGCTAGTGCGCGACGGTCGCCGCTGGTGCACCGATGTCTTCGAGCGCTTCGTTGCGGCAGAGCAGTCGGTGGCCCTAGGCGAGGAGGTGCGGCGTAGTTATTGTCCTGCGCGCCCTGGCCAACGGCGCGTGCTCATCAATCTGTACTGCTGCGCCGCCGAGGACGCGCGCTTCATCACAGACCCCGGCGTGCGCAAATGCGGCGCGCTCAGCCTCGAGCTCGAGCCGGCCGACGGCGGCCGGGATAGCACCGGTGCAGCCCCAGGCCGCCGCGAGATCCGCGCTGCCATGCAGTTTGGCGACACCGAGATTAAGGTCACTGCTGTGGACGTCAGCACCAATCGTTCCGTGCGCGCCGCCATCGACTTTCTTTCCAACTGA